The Meles meles chromosome 6, mMelMel3.1 paternal haplotype, whole genome shotgun sequence genome has a window encoding:
- the SPATA7 gene encoding spermatogenesis-associated protein 7 isoform X7 codes for MLFQMSQPGAPLLTPTLITAILVDADQQRREKLKKELARCERELKLNKTAVQANSKNNSKSLFNTLQKPSGEPEDEDMLIGEVNGFPSFTKSPVTSSERLHLNLLPKSDKVFTNGTEKNSSSSVFNMDYTASGPRKACSGTSYGRGHKSTFPNTDRFQLVISKAPSGDLLDKHSELFSNRQLPFTPRTLKTEAKSFLSHYRYYTPAKRKKDFTDQRIEAETQTELSSFKSDFETVDTKNFTDSEENTEQASNCMTYDIKEKIAPLPLQGHDLPWDEIKDGTLQCSSPRAVCQYSLQLPPERKIHSDEEELLYLSFIEDVTDEILKLGLFSNRFLEHLFERHIKQNKHHLEEEKMRHLLHILKMDLGCTSRENSVKLDDIDMLNLLDFEQAENSEEDEDKSKHDTIIQQERQEYQKALDMLLSIPKDENERLSSPNEFFLPIYKSKCSEGVIIQQVNDETNPGPSVCDDKNPSISDNLADQETSVNVIEGDSDTEKVETSNELCCLSTELSPALQFHSIQENNSHDMEGPTLKIMEMSIED; via the exons atgctcttccaaatgagccagccaggtgcccccttattgACTCCCACTTTGATTACagccattctagtag ATGCAGACCAACAACGAAGAGAGAAACTCAAAAAGGAATTAGCACGATGTGAAAGGGagttgaaattaaataaaacagcagTGCAGGCCAattctaaaaataattctaagtCATTATTTAACACTCTACAAAAG CCCTCAGGAGAACCAGAAGATGAAGATATGTTAATCGGAGAAGTGAATGGATTTCCATCCTTCACAAAGTCACCAGTAACTTCTTCAGAGAGACTACACCTCAATCTTCTACCTAAATCTGATAAAGTCTTCACAAATGGTACTGAGAAGAACTCTAGTTCCTCTGTGTTCAACATGGATTACACTGCCTCTGGGCCCAGGAAAGCATGCTCCGGAACTTCATATGGCAGAGGGCACAAGAGCACATTCCCAAATACCGATCGGTTTCAGTTAGTTATTTCAAAAGCACCCAGTGGAGACCTTTTGGATAAACATTCTGAACTCTTTTCCAACAGACAATTGCCATTCACTCCACGCActttaaaaacagaagcaaagtCTTTCCTGTCACATTATCGATACTATACACctgccaaaagaaaaaaggattttaCAGATCAGCGGATAGAAGCTGAAACTCAGACTGAGTTAAGCAG cTTTAAATCTGATTTTGAGACAGTTGACACCAAGAACTTCACAGATTCAGAAGAGAACACAGAACAG GCATCTAATTGTATGACATATgatatcaaagaaaaaatagcTCCTTTACCTTTACAAGGGCATGACTTACCATGGGACGAGATTAAAGATGGCACTCTCCAGTGTTCCTCACCAAG GGCAGTATGTCAGTATTCCCTGCAGCTTCCTCCAGAGAGAAAAATCCACTCtga TGAAGAAGAACTGTTATATCTGAGTTTCATTGAAGATGTAACAGATGAAATTTTGAAACTTGGTTTATTTTCAAACAG GTTTTTAGAACACCTTTTTGAACgacacataaaacaaaataaacatcattTGGAGGAG GAAAAAATGCGCCATCTGCTGCATATCCTGAAGATGGACTTAGGCTGCACATCCAGAGAAAACTCAGTAAAGCTGGATGATATTGATATGCTGAATTTACTTGATTTTGAACAGGCTGAGAATTCagaagaagatgaagataaaAGCAAACATGATACCATAATTCAACAGGAACGTCAAGAATACCAAAAAGCTTTGGATATGTTATTGTCTATACCAAAAGATGAGAATGAGAGACTCTCTTCACCAAATGAATTTTTCCTGCCCATCTATAAATCAAAGTGCTCAGAAGGGGTTATAATTCAGCAAGTGAATGATGAAACAAATCCTGGACCTTCAGTTTGTGATGACAAAAATCCAAGTATCTCTGACAACTTAGCAGACCAGGAGACTTCTGTGAATGTCATTGAAGGGGATAGTGACACCGAAAAGGTGGAGACTTCAAATGAATTATGTTGTCTTAGCACAGAACTCTCCCCGGCTCTTCAATTTCACAGTATCCAAGAGAACAACAGTCATGACATGGAAGGACCAACTCTTAAAATCATGGAAATGAGCATTGAGGACTGA
- the SPATA7 gene encoding spermatogenesis-associated protein 7 isoform X2, producing the protein MDGSRRVRATSVLPRYGPPCLFKGHLSTKSNAFCTDSSSLRLSTLHLVKNHMAVHYNKILSAKAAVDCSVPLSMSASIKYADQQRREKLKKELARCERELKLNKTAVQANSKNNSKSLFNTLQKPSGEPEDEDMLIGEVNGFPSFTKSPVTSSERLHLNLLPKSDKVFTNGTEKNSSSSVFNMDYTASGPRKACSGTSYGRGHKSTFPNTDRFQLVISKAPSGDLLDKHSELFSNRQLPFTPRTLKTEAKSFLSHYRYYTPAKRKKDFTDQRIEAETQTELSSFKSDFETVDTKNFTDSEENTEQASNCMTYDIKEKIAPLPLQGHDLPWDEIKDGTLQCSSPRAVCQYSLQLPPERKIHSDEEELLYLSFIEDVTDEILKLGLFSNRFLEHLFERHIKQNKHHLEEEKMRHLLHILKMDLGCTSRENSVKLDDIDMLNLLDFEQAENSEEDEDKSKHDTIIQQERQEYQKALDMLLSIPKDENERLSSPNEFFLPIYKSKCSEGVIIQQVNDETNPGPSVCDDKNPSISDNLADQETSVNVIEGDSDTEKVETSNELCCLSTELSPALQFHSIQENNSHDMEGPTLKIMEMSIED; encoded by the exons ctttttgCACTGACTCCTCCTCTCTCAGACTAAGTACTCTCCACCTGGTCAAGAATCACATGGCTGTTCACTATAATAAAATCCTTTCAGCCAAAG ctGCAGTAGACTGCTCGGTTCCATTAAGCATGAGTGCCAGCATCAAAT ATGCAGACCAACAACGAAGAGAGAAACTCAAAAAGGAATTAGCACGATGTGAAAGGGagttgaaattaaataaaacagcagTGCAGGCCAattctaaaaataattctaagtCATTATTTAACACTCTACAAAAG CCCTCAGGAGAACCAGAAGATGAAGATATGTTAATCGGAGAAGTGAATGGATTTCCATCCTTCACAAAGTCACCAGTAACTTCTTCAGAGAGACTACACCTCAATCTTCTACCTAAATCTGATAAAGTCTTCACAAATGGTACTGAGAAGAACTCTAGTTCCTCTGTGTTCAACATGGATTACACTGCCTCTGGGCCCAGGAAAGCATGCTCCGGAACTTCATATGGCAGAGGGCACAAGAGCACATTCCCAAATACCGATCGGTTTCAGTTAGTTATTTCAAAAGCACCCAGTGGAGACCTTTTGGATAAACATTCTGAACTCTTTTCCAACAGACAATTGCCATTCACTCCACGCActttaaaaacagaagcaaagtCTTTCCTGTCACATTATCGATACTATACACctgccaaaagaaaaaaggattttaCAGATCAGCGGATAGAAGCTGAAACTCAGACTGAGTTAAGCAG cTTTAAATCTGATTTTGAGACAGTTGACACCAAGAACTTCACAGATTCAGAAGAGAACACAGAACAG GCATCTAATTGTATGACATATgatatcaaagaaaaaatagcTCCTTTACCTTTACAAGGGCATGACTTACCATGGGACGAGATTAAAGATGGCACTCTCCAGTGTTCCTCACCAAG GGCAGTATGTCAGTATTCCCTGCAGCTTCCTCCAGAGAGAAAAATCCACTCtga TGAAGAAGAACTGTTATATCTGAGTTTCATTGAAGATGTAACAGATGAAATTTTGAAACTTGGTTTATTTTCAAACAG GTTTTTAGAACACCTTTTTGAACgacacataaaacaaaataaacatcattTGGAGGAG GAAAAAATGCGCCATCTGCTGCATATCCTGAAGATGGACTTAGGCTGCACATCCAGAGAAAACTCAGTAAAGCTGGATGATATTGATATGCTGAATTTACTTGATTTTGAACAGGCTGAGAATTCagaagaagatgaagataaaAGCAAACATGATACCATAATTCAACAGGAACGTCAAGAATACCAAAAAGCTTTGGATATGTTATTGTCTATACCAAAAGATGAGAATGAGAGACTCTCTTCACCAAATGAATTTTTCCTGCCCATCTATAAATCAAAGTGCTCAGAAGGGGTTATAATTCAGCAAGTGAATGATGAAACAAATCCTGGACCTTCAGTTTGTGATGACAAAAATCCAAGTATCTCTGACAACTTAGCAGACCAGGAGACTTCTGTGAATGTCATTGAAGGGGATAGTGACACCGAAAAGGTGGAGACTTCAAATGAATTATGTTGTCTTAGCACAGAACTCTCCCCGGCTCTTCAATTTCACAGTATCCAAGAGAACAACAGTCATGACATGGAAGGACCAACTCTTAAAATCATGGAAATGAGCATTGAGGACTGA
- the SPATA7 gene encoding spermatogenesis-associated protein 7 isoform X3 encodes MDGSRRVRATSVLPRYGPPCLFKGHLSTKSNAFCTDSSSLRLSTLHLVKNHMAVHYNKILSAKDADQQRREKLKKELARCERELKLNKTAVQANSKNNSKSLFNTLQKPSGEPEDEDMLIGEVNGFPSFTKSPVTSSERLHLNLLPKSDKVFTNGTEKNSSSSVFNMDYTASGPRKACSGTSYGRGHKSTFPNTDRFQLVISKAPSGDLLDKHSELFSNRQLPFTPRTLKTEAKSFLSHYRYYTPAKRKKDFTDQRIEAETQTELSSFKSDFETVDTKNFTDSEENTEQASNCMTYDIKEKIAPLPLQGHDLPWDEIKDGTLQCSSPRAVCQYSLQLPPERKIHSDEEELLYLSFIEDVTDEILKLGLFSNRFLEHLFERHIKQNKHHLEEEKMRHLLHILKMDLGCTSRENSVKLDDIDMLNLLDFEQAENSEEDEDKSKHDTIIQQERQEYQKALDMLLSIPKDENERLSSPNEFFLPIYKSKCSEGVIIQQVNDETNPGPSVCDDKNPSISDNLADQETSVNVIEGDSDTEKVETSNELCCLSTELSPALQFHSIQENNSHDMEGPTLKIMEMSIED; translated from the exons ctttttgCACTGACTCCTCCTCTCTCAGACTAAGTACTCTCCACCTGGTCAAGAATCACATGGCTGTTCACTATAATAAAATCCTTTCAGCCAAAG ATGCAGACCAACAACGAAGAGAGAAACTCAAAAAGGAATTAGCACGATGTGAAAGGGagttgaaattaaataaaacagcagTGCAGGCCAattctaaaaataattctaagtCATTATTTAACACTCTACAAAAG CCCTCAGGAGAACCAGAAGATGAAGATATGTTAATCGGAGAAGTGAATGGATTTCCATCCTTCACAAAGTCACCAGTAACTTCTTCAGAGAGACTACACCTCAATCTTCTACCTAAATCTGATAAAGTCTTCACAAATGGTACTGAGAAGAACTCTAGTTCCTCTGTGTTCAACATGGATTACACTGCCTCTGGGCCCAGGAAAGCATGCTCCGGAACTTCATATGGCAGAGGGCACAAGAGCACATTCCCAAATACCGATCGGTTTCAGTTAGTTATTTCAAAAGCACCCAGTGGAGACCTTTTGGATAAACATTCTGAACTCTTTTCCAACAGACAATTGCCATTCACTCCACGCActttaaaaacagaagcaaagtCTTTCCTGTCACATTATCGATACTATACACctgccaaaagaaaaaaggattttaCAGATCAGCGGATAGAAGCTGAAACTCAGACTGAGTTAAGCAG cTTTAAATCTGATTTTGAGACAGTTGACACCAAGAACTTCACAGATTCAGAAGAGAACACAGAACAG GCATCTAATTGTATGACATATgatatcaaagaaaaaatagcTCCTTTACCTTTACAAGGGCATGACTTACCATGGGACGAGATTAAAGATGGCACTCTCCAGTGTTCCTCACCAAG GGCAGTATGTCAGTATTCCCTGCAGCTTCCTCCAGAGAGAAAAATCCACTCtga TGAAGAAGAACTGTTATATCTGAGTTTCATTGAAGATGTAACAGATGAAATTTTGAAACTTGGTTTATTTTCAAACAG GTTTTTAGAACACCTTTTTGAACgacacataaaacaaaataaacatcattTGGAGGAG GAAAAAATGCGCCATCTGCTGCATATCCTGAAGATGGACTTAGGCTGCACATCCAGAGAAAACTCAGTAAAGCTGGATGATATTGATATGCTGAATTTACTTGATTTTGAACAGGCTGAGAATTCagaagaagatgaagataaaAGCAAACATGATACCATAATTCAACAGGAACGTCAAGAATACCAAAAAGCTTTGGATATGTTATTGTCTATACCAAAAGATGAGAATGAGAGACTCTCTTCACCAAATGAATTTTTCCTGCCCATCTATAAATCAAAGTGCTCAGAAGGGGTTATAATTCAGCAAGTGAATGATGAAACAAATCCTGGACCTTCAGTTTGTGATGACAAAAATCCAAGTATCTCTGACAACTTAGCAGACCAGGAGACTTCTGTGAATGTCATTGAAGGGGATAGTGACACCGAAAAGGTGGAGACTTCAAATGAATTATGTTGTCTTAGCACAGAACTCTCCCCGGCTCTTCAATTTCACAGTATCCAAGAGAACAACAGTCATGACATGGAAGGACCAACTCTTAAAATCATGGAAATGAGCATTGAGGACTGA
- the SPATA7 gene encoding spermatogenesis-associated protein 7 isoform X1, giving the protein MDGSRRVRATSVLPRYGPPCLFKGHLSTKSNAFCTDSSSLRLSTLHLVKNHMAVHYNKILSAKAAVDCSVPLSMSASIKYLFSPSDADQQRREKLKKELARCERELKLNKTAVQANSKNNSKSLFNTLQKPSGEPEDEDMLIGEVNGFPSFTKSPVTSSERLHLNLLPKSDKVFTNGTEKNSSSSVFNMDYTASGPRKACSGTSYGRGHKSTFPNTDRFQLVISKAPSGDLLDKHSELFSNRQLPFTPRTLKTEAKSFLSHYRYYTPAKRKKDFTDQRIEAETQTELSSFKSDFETVDTKNFTDSEENTEQASNCMTYDIKEKIAPLPLQGHDLPWDEIKDGTLQCSSPRAVCQYSLQLPPERKIHSDEEELLYLSFIEDVTDEILKLGLFSNRFLEHLFERHIKQNKHHLEEEKMRHLLHILKMDLGCTSRENSVKLDDIDMLNLLDFEQAENSEEDEDKSKHDTIIQQERQEYQKALDMLLSIPKDENERLSSPNEFFLPIYKSKCSEGVIIQQVNDETNPGPSVCDDKNPSISDNLADQETSVNVIEGDSDTEKVETSNELCCLSTELSPALQFHSIQENNSHDMEGPTLKIMEMSIED; this is encoded by the exons ctttttgCACTGACTCCTCCTCTCTCAGACTAAGTACTCTCCACCTGGTCAAGAATCACATGGCTGTTCACTATAATAAAATCCTTTCAGCCAAAG ctGCAGTAGACTGCTCGGTTCCATTAAGCATGAGTGCCAGCATCAAAT atttgttttccCCATCAGATGCAGACCAACAACGAAGAGAGAAACTCAAAAAGGAATTAGCACGATGTGAAAGGGagttgaaattaaataaaacagcagTGCAGGCCAattctaaaaataattctaagtCATTATTTAACACTCTACAAAAG CCCTCAGGAGAACCAGAAGATGAAGATATGTTAATCGGAGAAGTGAATGGATTTCCATCCTTCACAAAGTCACCAGTAACTTCTTCAGAGAGACTACACCTCAATCTTCTACCTAAATCTGATAAAGTCTTCACAAATGGTACTGAGAAGAACTCTAGTTCCTCTGTGTTCAACATGGATTACACTGCCTCTGGGCCCAGGAAAGCATGCTCCGGAACTTCATATGGCAGAGGGCACAAGAGCACATTCCCAAATACCGATCGGTTTCAGTTAGTTATTTCAAAAGCACCCAGTGGAGACCTTTTGGATAAACATTCTGAACTCTTTTCCAACAGACAATTGCCATTCACTCCACGCActttaaaaacagaagcaaagtCTTTCCTGTCACATTATCGATACTATACACctgccaaaagaaaaaaggattttaCAGATCAGCGGATAGAAGCTGAAACTCAGACTGAGTTAAGCAG cTTTAAATCTGATTTTGAGACAGTTGACACCAAGAACTTCACAGATTCAGAAGAGAACACAGAACAG GCATCTAATTGTATGACATATgatatcaaagaaaaaatagcTCCTTTACCTTTACAAGGGCATGACTTACCATGGGACGAGATTAAAGATGGCACTCTCCAGTGTTCCTCACCAAG GGCAGTATGTCAGTATTCCCTGCAGCTTCCTCCAGAGAGAAAAATCCACTCtga TGAAGAAGAACTGTTATATCTGAGTTTCATTGAAGATGTAACAGATGAAATTTTGAAACTTGGTTTATTTTCAAACAG GTTTTTAGAACACCTTTTTGAACgacacataaaacaaaataaacatcattTGGAGGAG GAAAAAATGCGCCATCTGCTGCATATCCTGAAGATGGACTTAGGCTGCACATCCAGAGAAAACTCAGTAAAGCTGGATGATATTGATATGCTGAATTTACTTGATTTTGAACAGGCTGAGAATTCagaagaagatgaagataaaAGCAAACATGATACCATAATTCAACAGGAACGTCAAGAATACCAAAAAGCTTTGGATATGTTATTGTCTATACCAAAAGATGAGAATGAGAGACTCTCTTCACCAAATGAATTTTTCCTGCCCATCTATAAATCAAAGTGCTCAGAAGGGGTTATAATTCAGCAAGTGAATGATGAAACAAATCCTGGACCTTCAGTTTGTGATGACAAAAATCCAAGTATCTCTGACAACTTAGCAGACCAGGAGACTTCTGTGAATGTCATTGAAGGGGATAGTGACACCGAAAAGGTGGAGACTTCAAATGAATTATGTTGTCTTAGCACAGAACTCTCCCCGGCTCTTCAATTTCACAGTATCCAAGAGAACAACAGTCATGACATGGAAGGACCAACTCTTAAAATCATGGAAATGAGCATTGAGGACTGA
- the SPATA7 gene encoding spermatogenesis-associated protein 7 isoform X5: protein MDGSRRVRATSVLPRYGPPCLFKGHLSTKSNAAVDCSVPLSMSASIKYADQQRREKLKKELARCERELKLNKTAVQANSKNNSKSLFNTLQKPSGEPEDEDMLIGEVNGFPSFTKSPVTSSERLHLNLLPKSDKVFTNGTEKNSSSSVFNMDYTASGPRKACSGTSYGRGHKSTFPNTDRFQLVISKAPSGDLLDKHSELFSNRQLPFTPRTLKTEAKSFLSHYRYYTPAKRKKDFTDQRIEAETQTELSSFKSDFETVDTKNFTDSEENTEQASNCMTYDIKEKIAPLPLQGHDLPWDEIKDGTLQCSSPRAVCQYSLQLPPERKIHSDEEELLYLSFIEDVTDEILKLGLFSNRFLEHLFERHIKQNKHHLEEEKMRHLLHILKMDLGCTSRENSVKLDDIDMLNLLDFEQAENSEEDEDKSKHDTIIQQERQEYQKALDMLLSIPKDENERLSSPNEFFLPIYKSKCSEGVIIQQVNDETNPGPSVCDDKNPSISDNLADQETSVNVIEGDSDTEKVETSNELCCLSTELSPALQFHSIQENNSHDMEGPTLKIMEMSIED, encoded by the exons ctGCAGTAGACTGCTCGGTTCCATTAAGCATGAGTGCCAGCATCAAAT ATGCAGACCAACAACGAAGAGAGAAACTCAAAAAGGAATTAGCACGATGTGAAAGGGagttgaaattaaataaaacagcagTGCAGGCCAattctaaaaataattctaagtCATTATTTAACACTCTACAAAAG CCCTCAGGAGAACCAGAAGATGAAGATATGTTAATCGGAGAAGTGAATGGATTTCCATCCTTCACAAAGTCACCAGTAACTTCTTCAGAGAGACTACACCTCAATCTTCTACCTAAATCTGATAAAGTCTTCACAAATGGTACTGAGAAGAACTCTAGTTCCTCTGTGTTCAACATGGATTACACTGCCTCTGGGCCCAGGAAAGCATGCTCCGGAACTTCATATGGCAGAGGGCACAAGAGCACATTCCCAAATACCGATCGGTTTCAGTTAGTTATTTCAAAAGCACCCAGTGGAGACCTTTTGGATAAACATTCTGAACTCTTTTCCAACAGACAATTGCCATTCACTCCACGCActttaaaaacagaagcaaagtCTTTCCTGTCACATTATCGATACTATACACctgccaaaagaaaaaaggattttaCAGATCAGCGGATAGAAGCTGAAACTCAGACTGAGTTAAGCAG cTTTAAATCTGATTTTGAGACAGTTGACACCAAGAACTTCACAGATTCAGAAGAGAACACAGAACAG GCATCTAATTGTATGACATATgatatcaaagaaaaaatagcTCCTTTACCTTTACAAGGGCATGACTTACCATGGGACGAGATTAAAGATGGCACTCTCCAGTGTTCCTCACCAAG GGCAGTATGTCAGTATTCCCTGCAGCTTCCTCCAGAGAGAAAAATCCACTCtga TGAAGAAGAACTGTTATATCTGAGTTTCATTGAAGATGTAACAGATGAAATTTTGAAACTTGGTTTATTTTCAAACAG GTTTTTAGAACACCTTTTTGAACgacacataaaacaaaataaacatcattTGGAGGAG GAAAAAATGCGCCATCTGCTGCATATCCTGAAGATGGACTTAGGCTGCACATCCAGAGAAAACTCAGTAAAGCTGGATGATATTGATATGCTGAATTTACTTGATTTTGAACAGGCTGAGAATTCagaagaagatgaagataaaAGCAAACATGATACCATAATTCAACAGGAACGTCAAGAATACCAAAAAGCTTTGGATATGTTATTGTCTATACCAAAAGATGAGAATGAGAGACTCTCTTCACCAAATGAATTTTTCCTGCCCATCTATAAATCAAAGTGCTCAGAAGGGGTTATAATTCAGCAAGTGAATGATGAAACAAATCCTGGACCTTCAGTTTGTGATGACAAAAATCCAAGTATCTCTGACAACTTAGCAGACCAGGAGACTTCTGTGAATGTCATTGAAGGGGATAGTGACACCGAAAAGGTGGAGACTTCAAATGAATTATGTTGTCTTAGCACAGAACTCTCCCCGGCTCTTCAATTTCACAGTATCCAAGAGAACAACAGTCATGACATGGAAGGACCAACTCTTAAAATCATGGAAATGAGCATTGAGGACTGA
- the SPATA7 gene encoding spermatogenesis-associated protein 7 isoform X4 → MDGSRRVRATSVLPRYGPPCLFKGHLSTKSNAAVDCSVPLSMSASIKYLFSPSDADQQRREKLKKELARCERELKLNKTAVQANSKNNSKSLFNTLQKPSGEPEDEDMLIGEVNGFPSFTKSPVTSSERLHLNLLPKSDKVFTNGTEKNSSSSVFNMDYTASGPRKACSGTSYGRGHKSTFPNTDRFQLVISKAPSGDLLDKHSELFSNRQLPFTPRTLKTEAKSFLSHYRYYTPAKRKKDFTDQRIEAETQTELSSFKSDFETVDTKNFTDSEENTEQASNCMTYDIKEKIAPLPLQGHDLPWDEIKDGTLQCSSPRAVCQYSLQLPPERKIHSDEEELLYLSFIEDVTDEILKLGLFSNRFLEHLFERHIKQNKHHLEEEKMRHLLHILKMDLGCTSRENSVKLDDIDMLNLLDFEQAENSEEDEDKSKHDTIIQQERQEYQKALDMLLSIPKDENERLSSPNEFFLPIYKSKCSEGVIIQQVNDETNPGPSVCDDKNPSISDNLADQETSVNVIEGDSDTEKVETSNELCCLSTELSPALQFHSIQENNSHDMEGPTLKIMEMSIED, encoded by the exons ctGCAGTAGACTGCTCGGTTCCATTAAGCATGAGTGCCAGCATCAAAT atttgttttccCCATCAGATGCAGACCAACAACGAAGAGAGAAACTCAAAAAGGAATTAGCACGATGTGAAAGGGagttgaaattaaataaaacagcagTGCAGGCCAattctaaaaataattctaagtCATTATTTAACACTCTACAAAAG CCCTCAGGAGAACCAGAAGATGAAGATATGTTAATCGGAGAAGTGAATGGATTTCCATCCTTCACAAAGTCACCAGTAACTTCTTCAGAGAGACTACACCTCAATCTTCTACCTAAATCTGATAAAGTCTTCACAAATGGTACTGAGAAGAACTCTAGTTCCTCTGTGTTCAACATGGATTACACTGCCTCTGGGCCCAGGAAAGCATGCTCCGGAACTTCATATGGCAGAGGGCACAAGAGCACATTCCCAAATACCGATCGGTTTCAGTTAGTTATTTCAAAAGCACCCAGTGGAGACCTTTTGGATAAACATTCTGAACTCTTTTCCAACAGACAATTGCCATTCACTCCACGCActttaaaaacagaagcaaagtCTTTCCTGTCACATTATCGATACTATACACctgccaaaagaaaaaaggattttaCAGATCAGCGGATAGAAGCTGAAACTCAGACTGAGTTAAGCAG cTTTAAATCTGATTTTGAGACAGTTGACACCAAGAACTTCACAGATTCAGAAGAGAACACAGAACAG GCATCTAATTGTATGACATATgatatcaaagaaaaaatagcTCCTTTACCTTTACAAGGGCATGACTTACCATGGGACGAGATTAAAGATGGCACTCTCCAGTGTTCCTCACCAAG GGCAGTATGTCAGTATTCCCTGCAGCTTCCTCCAGAGAGAAAAATCCACTCtga TGAAGAAGAACTGTTATATCTGAGTTTCATTGAAGATGTAACAGATGAAATTTTGAAACTTGGTTTATTTTCAAACAG GTTTTTAGAACACCTTTTTGAACgacacataaaacaaaataaacatcattTGGAGGAG GAAAAAATGCGCCATCTGCTGCATATCCTGAAGATGGACTTAGGCTGCACATCCAGAGAAAACTCAGTAAAGCTGGATGATATTGATATGCTGAATTTACTTGATTTTGAACAGGCTGAGAATTCagaagaagatgaagataaaAGCAAACATGATACCATAATTCAACAGGAACGTCAAGAATACCAAAAAGCTTTGGATATGTTATTGTCTATACCAAAAGATGAGAATGAGAGACTCTCTTCACCAAATGAATTTTTCCTGCCCATCTATAAATCAAAGTGCTCAGAAGGGGTTATAATTCAGCAAGTGAATGATGAAACAAATCCTGGACCTTCAGTTTGTGATGACAAAAATCCAAGTATCTCTGACAACTTAGCAGACCAGGAGACTTCTGTGAATGTCATTGAAGGGGATAGTGACACCGAAAAGGTGGAGACTTCAAATGAATTATGTTGTCTTAGCACAGAACTCTCCCCGGCTCTTCAATTTCACAGTATCCAAGAGAACAACAGTCATGACATGGAAGGACCAACTCTTAAAATCATGGAAATGAGCATTGAGGACTGA